From one Ochrobactrum vermis genomic stretch:
- a CDS encoding ABC transporter permease — translation MGRITKILFGIAAVVFLIAPLLAILPLAFTSSIFLTYPVPGWSVRWFEELATADVWRRAIVNSLIIGSGTTILATVLGTMAALGLRSRILFFSGPAKTLFLLPMVVPAVVMGVGMQLLFVRLGIANSYLGVIVAHTVISIPFVLVSVTGALAGIDRRVELAAESLGASPLTVFRKITLPLAMPGVASGAVLAFATSLDEVVLTLFVAGPNQRTLARQMFSTIRENISPAIAAAAFLFIAGTVLLGLAAMLFRRRRVNGTVSI, via the coding sequence ATGGGGCGCATCACGAAAATCCTGTTTGGTATCGCAGCGGTGGTCTTTTTGATTGCGCCTCTGCTCGCGATCCTTCCGCTTGCATTTACATCCAGCATATTCCTGACTTATCCGGTGCCCGGCTGGTCAGTGCGCTGGTTTGAAGAACTTGCTACGGCGGACGTCTGGCGGCGCGCAATCGTCAACAGCCTGATTATCGGTTCGGGAACGACGATCTTGGCGACTGTACTGGGAACCATGGCTGCACTCGGCTTGCGTAGCAGGATTTTGTTTTTTTCCGGCCCGGCTAAAACTCTGTTCCTGTTACCCATGGTCGTTCCCGCCGTCGTCATGGGGGTAGGGATGCAGTTGCTATTCGTGCGGCTTGGTATAGCGAATTCCTATCTTGGCGTGATCGTTGCTCATACCGTGATTTCGATACCCTTTGTTCTCGTGAGCGTTACCGGGGCGCTGGCTGGTATCGACAGGCGTGTCGAACTTGCAGCCGAGAGCCTGGGCGCATCACCCTTGACGGTGTTTCGAAAAATCACACTTCCGCTTGCCATGCCGGGCGTCGCTTCCGGTGCGGTGCTCGCTTTTGCTACTTCGCTGGACGAGGTTGTGCTGACACTGTTTGTTGCTGGTCCAAATCAGCGCACGTTGGCGCGTCAGATGTTTTCGACAATCCGAGAGAATATCAGCCCGGCTATAGCTGCCGCAGCATTTCTGTTTATCGCAGGCACAGTACTTTTAGGTCTCGCAGCCATGTTATTTCGCCGAAGACGCGTGAATGGGACTGTCTCCATCTGA
- a CDS encoding Lrp/AsnC family transcriptional regulator yields the protein MTTEADLTLIALLRENARASTADLARRLGVSRTTVQSRIEKLEKRGVIEGYTVRIAPEFERDLVRAHVLVTALPKLAPKVETALRGMMAVRSLHSVSGHFDMIVVVEAPSIQELDAVLDRIGALEGVERTMSSIILSTRIDR from the coding sequence ATGACGACAGAAGCCGATCTTACACTCATCGCCCTCCTCCGTGAAAATGCCCGCGCCTCGACAGCGGACCTAGCAAGGCGCCTCGGCGTCTCCCGCACCACAGTCCAAAGCCGGATCGAAAAACTGGAAAAACGCGGGGTTATAGAAGGTTACACGGTGCGAATCGCACCTGAATTCGAGCGCGATCTGGTTCGCGCCCATGTGTTGGTGACGGCACTGCCCAAACTTGCCCCGAAAGTCGAAACAGCACTGCGCGGCATGATGGCCGTCCGCTCACTTCACTCCGTCAGCGGGCATTTTGATATGATCGTGGTTGTCGAAGCTCCGTCCATACAAGAGCTCGACGCCGTCCTGGATCGCATCGGCGCACTGGAAGGCGTCGAGCGAACGATGTCATCCATCATTCTTTCGACACGGATTGATCGCTGA